A genomic window from Thiomonas arsenitoxydans includes:
- a CDS encoding SGNH/GDSL hydrolase family protein, whose translation MAFGDSLSDDGAYTLAAVSTYGATVQFKGLPYPAGGQFTVNGDATGNWTGVLASNLNLGLTPNVIGYGTKAGVMYLGAAGPTATPAFCAFSAPVSSGQANCTNFAQGGSMVSNPNGIGHSGGALTLPVTTQVQNYLTQFGGSFNSNQLVTVLAGNNDVFTALGTVSATVTQAVTQAVTSALQQNPSLTQAQIAAIQATAQHDATSQAVAVAQATVAQAADELAAQVSLITSKGAKYVMVYTLPDSSQTPFGRGLPYTGATPPQAPPAGYVCDNTVTTTPCYLLSNLVQVFNQRLLNDLQGQPVKVLDGYSLLNQEIANPSQFGFTNVTTPWCNPATTSSLLCNVNTPDTAAGASTANLDTWLFADTVHPTPAGYKIIASTTLQSMKSFGWTQ comes from the coding sequence GTGGCATTTGGCGACAGCTTGTCGGACGACGGGGCCTACACCCTGGCAGCGGTCAGCACCTACGGGGCAACTGTGCAGTTCAAGGGGCTGCCCTATCCTGCGGGCGGTCAGTTCACCGTCAATGGAGATGCAACTGGGAACTGGACCGGTGTTTTAGCCTCCAACCTGAATCTTGGCTTGACACCCAACGTGATTGGTTACGGCACGAAAGCCGGTGTGATGTACCTCGGGGCAGCCGGCCCGACTGCAACCCCGGCGTTCTGCGCATTCAGCGCCCCCGTTTCATCTGGACAAGCTAACTGCACCAATTTTGCACAGGGCGGCTCGATGGTGAGCAACCCCAATGGCATCGGCCACAGCGGCGGCGCACTGACGCTGCCGGTGACGACGCAAGTGCAAAACTACCTCACGCAGTTCGGCGGCAGTTTCAATAGCAATCAGTTGGTGACGGTGCTGGCCGGCAATAACGATGTTTTTACGGCGTTGGGAACGGTGAGTGCCACCGTGACTCAGGCCGTCACACAGGCCGTCACGAGCGCCCTGCAGCAAAACCCCAGCCTGACACAAGCGCAGATTGCGGCCATTCAGGCCACTGCGCAGCACGATGCAACCTCGCAGGCGGTTGCTGTCGCGCAGGCGACCGTGGCTCAAGCGGCGGACGAACTGGCCGCCCAAGTCAGCCTGATCACAAGCAAGGGAGCGAAGTATGTGATGGTCTACACCTTGCCGGATTCATCGCAGACGCCGTTTGGCCGCGGTTTGCCCTACACCGGCGCGACGCCTCCGCAAGCTCCGCCAGCCGGTTATGTGTGCGACAACACGGTCACGACGACACCCTGCTACCTGTTGTCGAATCTGGTGCAAGTGTTTAACCAACGCCTGCTCAATGATTTGCAAGGGCAGCCTGTCAAGGTGCTTGATGGCTATAGCCTGCTCAATCAGGAAATTGCCAACCCGTCGCAGTTTGGCTTCACTAATGTGACGACGCCGTGGTGTAACCCGGCCACCACGAGCTCTCTGCTCTGCAATGTGAACACGCCTGATACGGCAGCGGGTGCAAGCACGGCCAATCTCGACACTTGGCTGTTCGCCGATACCGTTCATCCCACACCCGCTGGCTACAAAATTATTGCCAGTACGACCCTGCAGTCGATGAAGAGTTTTGGTTGGACACAATAA
- a CDS encoding OmpW/AlkL family protein: MRQSRFNVLRAALMAAGLMAGAVFAPAAMADDAGPQNTVFVGLAYLQNHSKSANLSGYNTPPNLNLDVGDATTLGLVYVRDLPGPFSFELVLGYPPRVRTDAAGSGWGALRGAGVTDVDVYSPTAFINYHFFGDYAKWDPFVGVGLNYTKFTNTKALPPLTGAQGPTKINLSDSWGAAAHVGLIYRFNSKWSVVGTVAVADVQSNLTSTSYSPVNPSVITSQAKTHINFHPIIYTLAVGYSF, translated from the coding sequence ATGCGTCAATCGCGATTCAATGTTCTGCGTGCTGCCTTGATGGCTGCGGGGCTGATGGCCGGGGCGGTGTTTGCACCTGCCGCCATGGCTGACGATGCCGGGCCGCAAAACACTGTGTTTGTTGGACTGGCTTATTTGCAGAACCATTCCAAATCGGCCAACCTGAGCGGGTACAACACGCCACCCAATCTCAATCTGGATGTGGGCGATGCCACCACGCTGGGGCTGGTGTATGTGCGCGACCTGCCGGGGCCGTTCAGCTTCGAACTGGTGCTGGGCTACCCGCCGCGGGTACGCACCGATGCCGCAGGTTCGGGCTGGGGCGCGCTGCGGGGGGCGGGCGTGACGGATGTGGATGTCTACTCTCCGACGGCATTCATCAACTATCACTTCTTCGGCGACTATGCCAAGTGGGATCCCTTTGTCGGCGTGGGTCTGAACTACACCAAGTTCACCAATACCAAGGCCTTGCCGCCGCTGACCGGCGCGCAAGGCCCGACAAAGATCAACCTCTCGGATTCCTGGGGGGCGGCGGCGCACGTCGGCCTGATCTACCGCTTCAATTCCAAGTGGTCGGTGGTGGGTACCGTGGCCGTGGCAGACGTGCAGAGCAATCTGACTTCCACGTCCTATTCACCCGTCAACCCTTCGGTCATCACCTCGCAGGCGAAGACGCATATCAACTTCCATCCCATCATCTACACCCTGGCAGTGGGCTATAGTTTTTAA
- the recA gene encoding recombinase RecA, which produces MEQGKSAVNPEKAKALAAALSQIEKQFGKGTIMRMDDGEAQRDIQVVSTGSLGLDIALGVGGLPRGRVVEIYGPESSGKTTLTLQVIAEMQKLGGTCAFIDAEHALDVQYASKLGVQLPDLLISQPDTGEQALEIVDALVRSGSVDMIVIDSVAALTPKAEIEGEMGDSLPGLQARLMSQALRKLTANIKRTNCLVIFINQIRMKIGVMFGNPETTTGGNALKFYSSVRLDIRRIGAIKKGEEVVGSETRVKVVKNKVAPPFKQAEFDILYGEGISREGEIVDLGVLAKLVEKSGSWYAYNGEKIGQGKDNAREFLKSNPDIAREIENKVRASLGVPEANALMTADMSEEEQD; this is translated from the coding sequence ATGGAACAAGGGAAATCCGCAGTGAATCCAGAAAAAGCCAAGGCGCTTGCCGCCGCGCTGTCGCAGATCGAAAAGCAGTTCGGCAAGGGCACCATCATGCGCATGGATGATGGCGAGGCGCAACGCGACATTCAGGTGGTGTCCACCGGCTCGCTGGGCCTGGACATCGCCCTGGGCGTAGGCGGGCTGCCGCGTGGCCGGGTGGTGGAAATCTACGGGCCAGAGTCCTCGGGCAAGACCACGCTCACCCTGCAGGTCATTGCCGAAATGCAGAAGCTCGGCGGCACTTGCGCCTTCATCGATGCCGAGCATGCGCTCGACGTGCAATACGCCTCCAAACTCGGAGTGCAACTACCTGATTTGCTGATTTCCCAGCCCGATACCGGCGAGCAGGCGCTTGAAATCGTCGACGCGCTGGTGCGCTCCGGTTCGGTGGACATGATCGTGATCGACTCGGTGGCTGCGCTCACGCCCAAAGCCGAAATCGAGGGCGAGATGGGCGATTCGCTGCCGGGTCTGCAGGCCCGGCTGATGAGCCAGGCGCTACGCAAGCTCACCGCCAACATCAAGCGCACCAACTGCCTGGTCATTTTCATCAACCAGATCCGCATGAAAATCGGCGTGATGTTCGGCAATCCCGAAACGACGACCGGCGGCAACGCGCTCAAGTTCTACTCCTCTGTGCGCCTGGACATCCGCCGCATCGGCGCCATCAAGAAGGGCGAAGAAGTCGTCGGCTCCGAAACCCGCGTCAAGGTGGTGAAGAACAAGGTGGCGCCGCCGTTCAAACAGGCGGAGTTCGACATCCTCTATGGCGAAGGTATTTCGCGCGAAGGCGAAATCGTTGACCTGGGGGTGCTGGCCAAACTGGTGGAGAAGTCCGGCTCTTGGTATGCCTACAACGGCGAGAAAATCGGCCAGGGCAAGGACAACGCGCGCGAGTTTCTCAAGTCCAACCCCGACATCGCCCGCGAGATCGAAAACAAGGTCCGCGCCAGCCTCGGCGTGCCTGAGGCCAATGCGCTGATGACGGCCGATATGTCCGAGGAAGAGCAAGACTGA
- the recX gene encoding recombination regulator RecX, with protein sequence MSLPRAQPSLRARAVRYLSQREHSPLELRRKLLRYCEAPEEIDALLASLEQAGLLSSERFAQSLIHRRQQRYGNLRIAQELDAHGLSSDATANLRQSLKDSELTRAHAAWARKFQALPQDAAERAKQARFLTQRGFSGDAVRAVLRGEGTEDVD encoded by the coding sequence ATGAGTTTGCCTCGCGCCCAGCCTTCTTTGCGTGCGCGGGCCGTGCGCTATCTCTCGCAACGGGAGCACAGCCCGTTGGAACTGCGGCGCAAACTGCTGCGCTATTGCGAGGCGCCCGAAGAGATCGATGCCCTGCTAGCCAGTCTGGAGCAGGCGGGTTTGCTCAGCAGTGAGCGTTTTGCTCAGTCGCTCATTCATCGGCGACAGCAGCGTTACGGCAATTTGCGCATCGCACAAGAACTCGACGCGCACGGTCTGTCGTCCGATGCTACGGCAAATCTGCGTCAGTCCCTGAAAGACAGCGAACTGACTCGCGCCCATGCCGCTTGGGCGCGAAAATTCCAGGCGCTTCCGCAAGACGCTGCCGAGCGGGCCAAACAGGCTCGGTTTTTGACTCAACGTGGCTTCAGCGGGGACGCCGTCCGCGCGGTTTTGCGCGGCGAGGGCACGGAAGACGTCGACTGA
- a CDS encoding DUF2889 domain-containing protein, giving the protein MRDTPAAPSSPNRRLVHRRSLSIEVYAREDGLWDLQAELRDVKTRDLTLSERTRPAGIPVHDMLLIVTIDDALDIVDARSHTLFSPYDTCGDHDDAYRRLIGLNLLRGFRSAVRERLGGVLGCTHLTELTQVLPTAAIQGLAGLATITLPEPQESAGPPQAFLIPSGGGSASRPRGRLDTERAAGMPFQLNRCHALRLDSPAVAEFYPRWAQQTAPQRTEGTMPAPQVEDETP; this is encoded by the coding sequence ATGCGCGACACTCCTGCCGCCCCGTCTTCGCCCAATCGCCGTCTGGTTCACCGCCGCAGTCTCAGTATCGAGGTCTATGCGCGAGAGGATGGCTTGTGGGATCTGCAGGCCGAATTGCGGGACGTGAAAACGCGCGATCTCACCCTGTCCGAACGCACCCGACCGGCGGGCATTCCGGTGCATGACATGTTGCTCATCGTCACCATCGACGACGCGCTCGACATCGTCGATGCCCGCTCGCACACTCTGTTCAGCCCTTACGACACCTGCGGCGATCACGATGACGCCTACCGGCGGCTGATCGGCCTCAATCTGCTGCGCGGATTTCGTTCCGCTGTGCGCGAGCGCCTGGGCGGCGTGCTGGGCTGCACCCATCTCACCGAATTGACGCAAGTGCTGCCGACCGCAGCCATTCAAGGGCTGGCCGGGCTAGCGACGATTACCTTGCCGGAGCCTCAAGAAAGCGCAGGGCCGCCCCAAGCTTTCTTGATCCCCTCGGGGGGCGGGTCGGCGAGCCGACCCAGGGGGCGTTTAGACACGGAGCGTGCCGCCGGTATGCCTTTTCAGCTCAACCGCTGCCACGCCCTGCGGCTGGACAGCCCAGCAGTCGCCGAGTTTTATCCCCGTTGGGCGCAACAAACCGCGCCACAACGCACCGAAGGCACAATGCCTGCACCACAAGTCGAGGACGAGACGCCATGA
- the sucC gene encoding ADP-forming succinate--CoA ligase subunit beta, with protein MKIHEYQAKQLLREHGVPVPRGKPAFSVDEAVAAAQELGGPVWMVKAQIHAGGRGKGGGVKLARTLDEVRQLSLQILGMQLVTHQTGPAGQKVRRLLIEDGADIQKEYYVAVLTDRATQKVAVMASSEGGMDIEEVAAKTPEKILKVFVDPLVGLQDAQGLELAAGIGIPLASQAQAIDVFKKLYQCYMDTDASLVEINPLILEGNGQIKALDAKFNIDDNALFRHPEIEALRDLDEEDPAEVQAHKFDLAYIQLDGNIGCLVNGAGLAMATMDTIKLFGGSPANFLDVGGGATTEKVTEAFKIMLHNPHVKAILVNIFGGIMRCDTIAEGVIAASRTVGLSVPLVVRMKGTNEEIGRKMLADSGLPIISANTMGEAAQAAVHAAQA; from the coding sequence ATGAAAATTCATGAATATCAGGCCAAGCAACTATTGAGAGAACACGGTGTGCCGGTACCACGCGGCAAGCCCGCGTTTTCCGTCGATGAGGCCGTCGCCGCAGCGCAGGAGTTGGGTGGCCCGGTCTGGATGGTGAAGGCGCAGATTCACGCTGGCGGGCGGGGCAAGGGCGGCGGTGTCAAGCTGGCGCGAACGCTGGACGAAGTCCGGCAACTATCCCTGCAAATCCTGGGGATGCAGCTCGTCACCCATCAAACCGGCCCTGCGGGGCAGAAAGTGCGACGGCTGCTGATCGAGGATGGCGCCGATATCCAAAAAGAGTATTACGTCGCCGTGCTCACCGACCGTGCCACGCAAAAAGTGGCCGTCATGGCGTCGAGCGAAGGCGGCATGGACATCGAAGAGGTCGCCGCCAAGACGCCGGAGAAAATTCTCAAGGTGTTTGTCGATCCGCTGGTTGGCCTGCAGGACGCGCAAGGTCTGGAACTGGCCGCGGGCATCGGCATTCCGCTCGCCTCGCAGGCCCAGGCGATCGACGTGTTCAAGAAGCTCTACCAGTGCTATATGGACACCGACGCCTCGCTGGTGGAAATCAACCCGCTGATTCTCGAAGGCAACGGCCAGATCAAGGCGCTCGATGCCAAGTTCAACATCGACGACAACGCACTGTTCCGTCACCCCGAAATCGAGGCGCTGCGCGATCTCGATGAGGAAGACCCGGCCGAGGTGCAGGCGCACAAATTCGACCTCGCCTACATCCAGCTCGACGGCAATATCGGCTGCCTGGTCAACGGCGCCGGGCTGGCGATGGCGACGATGGACACCATCAAGCTGTTCGGCGGCTCGCCCGCCAACTTTCTCGATGTGGGCGGCGGCGCCACCACCGAAAAGGTGACCGAGGCGTTCAAGATCATGCTGCACAACCCGCATGTCAAGGCGATTCTGGTCAACATCTTCGGCGGCATCATGCGCTGCGACACCATTGCCGAAGGCGTGATTGCCGCCTCGCGCACCGTGGGCCTGAGCGTGCCGCTGGTGGTGCGCATGAAAGGCACCAATGAGGAGATCGGGCGCAAGATGCTGGCCGACTCCGGCCTGCCCATCATCAGCGCCAACACCATGGGCGAGGCGGCGCAAGCCGCCGTTCATGCCGCGCAGGCCTGA
- the sucD gene encoding succinate--CoA ligase subunit alpha, which produces MAILINQDTKVITQGITGKTGQFHTRMCRDYANGKNCFVAGVNPKKAGEDFEGIPIYGTVADAKAATGATVSVIYVPPAGAAAAIWEAVEADLDLAICITEGIPVKDMLLVRNRMKDKEAAGGKKTLLLGPNCPGLITPDEIKIGIMPGHIHRKGRIGIVSRSGTLTYEAVAQVTELGLGQSSAVGIGGDPINGLKHIDIMRAFNDDPDTDAVIMIGEIGGSDEAEAARWCKAHMKKPVVGFIAGVTAPPGKRMGHAGALISGGADTADAKLAIMEECGFTVTRNPSEMGKLLKQVLR; this is translated from the coding sequence ATGGCTATCCTGATCAATCAAGACACCAAGGTCATCACCCAGGGCATCACCGGCAAAACAGGGCAGTTTCATACCCGCATGTGCCGCGACTATGCCAATGGCAAGAACTGCTTCGTCGCCGGTGTCAACCCTAAAAAGGCCGGCGAAGATTTCGAGGGCATTCCCATTTACGGCACCGTGGCCGACGCCAAGGCAGCCACGGGCGCCACGGTTTCCGTCATCTATGTGCCCCCGGCAGGCGCGGCTGCCGCCATCTGGGAGGCGGTGGAGGCCGATCTCGATCTGGCGATCTGCATCACCGAGGGCATTCCCGTGAAGGACATGCTGCTGGTGCGCAACCGCATGAAGGACAAGGAGGCGGCCGGTGGCAAGAAGACCCTGTTGCTCGGGCCGAACTGTCCCGGCCTGATTACGCCCGATGAAATCAAGATCGGCATCATGCCCGGACACATTCACCGCAAGGGTCGCATCGGCATCGTCTCGCGCTCGGGCACGCTCACTTACGAGGCGGTGGCGCAGGTCACCGAACTCGGGCTGGGCCAGAGCAGCGCGGTGGGCATCGGTGGCGACCCGATCAACGGTCTCAAGCACATCGACATCATGCGGGCGTTCAACGACGACCCCGATACCGATGCGGTCATCATGATCGGCGAGATCGGCGGCTCTGACGAAGCCGAAGCCGCGCGCTGGTGCAAAGCCCACATGAAAAAGCCGGTGGTCGGCTTCATCGCGGGCGTCACCGCGCCTCCGGGCAAGCGCATGGGCCATGCCGGGGCACTGATCTCCGGCGGGGCCGACACGGCCGATGCCAAGCTCGCCATCATGGAGGAATGTGGCTTTACCGTGACGCGCAATCCGTCTGAAATGGGCAAACTTCTCAAGCAAGTCCTGCGCTGA
- a CDS encoding TerC family protein yields MEHYLTVEFLTAIGQIVLIDILLGGDNAVVIALATRKLPPHQRKLGILWGTAGAIVLRVVLIFFALTLLKLPLLKIVGALLLFWIGIKLLAPQEEEGHGDVQAADKLWAAVKTVIIADFVMSLDNVIAIAGAAQNAGEQHSMLLVVFGLLLSVPIIVWGSQLVIRLMQRFPVVITLGAMLLGWIAGGLLVTDPAVEHWVEALPWAAYAEKIAGLIGAIVVWAVAKLIYRRPSASAA; encoded by the coding sequence ATGGAACACTATCTCACCGTCGAGTTCTTGACGGCCATCGGTCAGATCGTTCTGATCGACATTCTTCTGGGCGGAGACAACGCCGTGGTCATTGCATTGGCCACGCGCAAGCTCCCGCCGCATCAACGCAAGCTCGGCATTCTTTGGGGTACCGCGGGCGCCATCGTGCTGCGTGTGGTGTTGATTTTTTTCGCGCTGACCCTGCTCAAGCTGCCTTTGCTCAAGATTGTCGGTGCATTGCTGCTGTTTTGGATCGGCATCAAGCTGCTCGCCCCGCAAGAGGAAGAGGGGCACGGCGATGTGCAGGCGGCGGACAAGCTGTGGGCTGCGGTCAAGACCGTGATCATCGCCGACTTTGTGATGAGCCTGGACAACGTGATCGCCATTGCCGGTGCAGCGCAAAACGCCGGGGAGCAGCACAGCATGCTGCTGGTGGTCTTCGGTCTGCTGCTGAGCGTGCCCATCATTGTCTGGGGCAGCCAGTTGGTCATCCGTCTGATGCAGCGCTTTCCGGTGGTGATCACCCTCGGGGCCATGCTGCTGGGCTGGATTGCCGGTGGCCTGCTGGTCACCGATCCTGCAGTGGAGCACTGGGTTGAAGCGCTGCCCTGGGCGGCCTACGCAGAAAAAATTGCCGGGCTGATCGGCGCCATCGTGGTGTGGGCCGTGGCAAAGCTGATTTATCGCCGCCCCTCGGCTTCTGCGGCATGA
- a CDS encoding Stp1/IreP family PP2C-type Ser/Thr phosphatase: protein MSTIMAKTPSSSPALQYEMISLTHTGRVREHNEDAVAFDALAQVAVLADGMGGYAAGEVASGMATAQICARIARLKADYPKVTALDLSTELRFAVRHVNAEILRAARSNAQYAGMGATLVAVAFTGNVAVIAHAGDSRAYLLRQNQLRLLTHDHSALQEQIDMGLILPEDAETIGGKNLVTRALGVDARLDPDVAMHPMMAGDLLLLCSDGLNDMLTDAKIENILRQYAEHPAAAARQLVDDANVAGGRDNVSVILVTVR from the coding sequence ATGAGCACCATCATGGCCAAAACGCCCAGTTCCAGCCCCGCCCTGCAGTATGAAATGATCAGCCTCACCCATACTGGGCGGGTGCGCGAGCACAACGAAGACGCGGTGGCGTTCGATGCCCTGGCGCAGGTTGCCGTGCTGGCCGATGGCATGGGGGGCTACGCTGCTGGAGAGGTAGCCAGCGGCATGGCGACGGCGCAGATTTGCGCGCGCATTGCCCGCCTGAAGGCCGACTATCCGAAGGTGACTGCGCTCGATCTGTCCACCGAACTTCGTTTTGCGGTGCGCCATGTCAACGCCGAGATTCTGCGGGCCGCGCGCAGCAATGCGCAGTATGCCGGGATGGGCGCCACGCTGGTTGCCGTGGCGTTTACTGGAAATGTGGCGGTGATCGCCCATGCAGGGGATTCTCGCGCTTATCTGCTGCGGCAGAATCAACTGCGCCTGCTCACGCACGACCACTCGGCCCTGCAGGAGCAGATCGACATGGGGCTGATTCTGCCCGAGGACGCGGAAACGATAGGCGGCAAGAATCTGGTGACGCGGGCGCTAGGCGTGGATGCTCGGCTCGACCCGGATGTCGCCATGCATCCCATGATGGCGGGGGATTTGTTGCTTCTGTGTTCGGATGGCTTGAACGATATGTTGACAGATGCCAAAATTGAAAACATATTGCGGCAATATGCTGAACATCCTGCGGCGGCTGCGCGCCAGCTGGTGGATGACGCTAATGTGGCTGGTGGGCGCGACAACGTTTCCGTCATTCTGGTGACTGTGCGCTGA
- a CDS encoding FHA domain-containing protein: protein MAKLVITLDGKVLKEVVLSKDRTTLGRRPYNDVVIDNLAVSGEHAVLLRDSGTDAESYTIQDLGSTNGTYLNGAPIKSSPFREGDTVDIGKYSLRLLSDTRQTTFGPSRFGATTGFGNSRFGNSGFSDSRTRAGDAERSYKIKVLSGDAAGREILLSKEQTTFGQRGTLVVSVMHKPRGYELVQVEGEKRAQVNGVSLGLMPVVLRSGDVINLTGIQLQFLQV, encoded by the coding sequence GTGGCCAAACTCGTGATTACCCTGGATGGCAAGGTTTTGAAAGAGGTCGTGCTCAGTAAAGACCGCACGACGCTCGGGCGTCGTCCGTACAACGATGTGGTCATCGACAACCTGGCGGTCAGCGGTGAGCACGCCGTGTTGCTGCGCGATAGCGGAACGGATGCCGAGAGCTACACCATTCAAGACCTGGGCAGCACCAACGGCACCTATCTGAACGGCGCGCCCATCAAGTCCAGCCCCTTCCGCGAAGGCGACACGGTCGATATCGGCAAGTACAGCCTGCGGCTGTTGTCCGATACGCGTCAGACCACCTTCGGCCCGTCACGCTTTGGCGCCACTACCGGGTTTGGCAATTCCCGTTTCGGTAATTCGGGTTTTTCAGATTCGCGCACCCGGGCGGGAGATGCCGAGCGCAGCTACAAGATCAAGGTGCTCAGCGGGGATGCGGCAGGGCGGGAAATTCTGCTCAGCAAGGAGCAGACCACCTTCGGCCAGCGCGGCACCCTGGTGGTCAGCGTGATGCACAAGCCGCGCGGCTACGAACTGGTGCAGGTCGAAGGCGAAAAGCGGGCGCAGGTCAATGGCGTCTCGCTCGGCCTCATGCCGGTGGTGCTGCGCTCCGGCGATGTGATCAACCTCACCGGCATTCAGTTGCAGTTTCTGCAGGTCTGA